The bacterium nucleotide sequence GCCGAGGATGCGGCCGCCGCCTTCGACCGGATCCTGGGTCCAGTGCTCCTTCGGGATGTGGCCGGCGCTGATGCGGTACATCATGGTCAGCGGGCCGGGGTCGGCGCCGAAGTGGGCGCGCGCCTTCACCGCCGCGCTGCTGAAGCGCCGATTGAAGCCGACCTGGAGCACCGGCATGGTCCCGGCGTTCTCCCGCTCGTGCACCTGGCGGGCGATCGCGGCGAGGTCGGCGCGGGTCAGGCACAGCGGCTTCTCGACGAAGACGTGCTTGCCGGCCGCGAGCGCGGCCAGGGTGAGCGGTCCGTGCTGGTCGTGGCGGGTGGTGATCACGAGCGCGTCGGTGTCCGGGTGGTTGATGACGGCCTCTGCGGTGTCGACCGCGGTGCTGAAGCCGCTGCGCTGGCCCACGTCGGCGGCGGTCAGGCCGGAGCGGGTGAAGATGGGGCCCATGGTCGTGCGGCTGTCGTCGCGGAAGGGCGGCAGCAGGAAGGTCTGGGCGAAGGAGCCGCAGCCGGCGAAGCCGATGCCGATCTTCCCGTCGACACGGGTCGTGCCGCGCAGCGCCACGTCCCGCCCGCTGCGGCGGGGCCCGGCCGGGTACTCGACGAGGATGCCGCAGTAGGGCTCGGTGCGCCCGGCGATCATCTCGTAGGCGCCCGGCGCGTCGTCGAAGGCGATCCGATGCGTGACCAGCGGCAGCGGGTCGAAGGTGCCGGCGGCCATCAGGTCGAGCACGGCTTCCATGTTGCGCCCCTCGGTCCAGCGGACGAAGCCGTAGGGGTAGTCGAGGCCGCCTTCCTCGTAGTTCGGATCGTAGCGGCCGGGACCGTACGAGCACGAGACGGCGAAGCGGATCTCCTTCTCGTAGTAGTCGGTGCGGGGCAGGTCCATGCCGACGGCGCCGACGACGACCACGCGGCCGCGCTGGCGGCTGATGCGGCCGGCCATCTGCACCGGTTCGCTGCTGGCGGTGGCGGCGCAGATCAGCACCAGGTCGGCGCCCCGGCCGCGGGTGAATTCGGCGACGGCGTTCTCGACCGGGTCGGCGCCCAGCCGGGCGACCGCGTCGGCGCAGCCGGTGTCGAGGGCGCGCTGCACGGCGTCCGGCGCGATGTCGGTGGCGAAGACCCGGCACCCGTTGGCCTTGAGGATCTGGCAGGCCATCAGGCCGATGGCGCCGAGGCCCACGACGACGGCGTTCTCACCCAGGGTGGGTTCGGCCAGCCGCACGCCCTGCAGGGCGATCGCCGCGAGGGTGGTCATGGCCGCCGCGTCGGCCGGGACGCCTGCGGGCACCCGCACCACCAGGTTCACCGGCACCACGACCTCGTCGGCGTGGTTGGCGTAGCCGCCGCCCGCGCAGGCGACCAGATCGCCGGGGGCCACCTTGTCGACCCCCGCCCCGACCGCGACGACCTCGCCCGCCAGGCTGTAGCCCAGCGGCTGCGACCCCTCGAGCTTGTCGCGCACCTTCTGGATCGTGTGCTTCAGACCGAGCTGGCCCACCATGCCGATGACCTGCTTGACCTGGTCGGGCTTGGCCTTGGCCTTCCCGATGAGGGACATCTTGCCCGTGACGATCTTGTTCCCCTCGGTGCCCGGACTGATGGCCGAGAAGAGGGTGCGCACCCGCACGGTGCCGGGCGCGAGCAGCGGCGCCGGGGTCTCGAGGATCCGCACGGATCCGTCCTTCATCGTCTGGGCCAGGATTTTCACGTGAAGTCCTCCAACTTCGGGCGGCCTGCCCTCAGGGCAGGGCGGCCAGGAACTCGTCGACCGCATGGTCGAGGGAATGCCTCCGCTGCACGTGGTCGTGGCAGCGGCGGGCCATGGCGGCGTAGCGCTGGTCGTCGCCGAGCAGGGTGTCCATGGCGGCGGCCAGGCCCGCGAGGTCGGGATCGACGAGGCCCAGGTCGCCGCCGGTGACGGCCTCGTCCGGATCGATGCACAGGCTGCAGGCGGGGATGCCCCGGGTCCAGGCGTAGAGGAACCCGTTGGGGAAGCCCTCCCAGTCCGAGGTGTTCAGGAAGATCCGGGCCTGCCGGTACACTTCGCCCACCCGGTCGGGGGGCACGAAACCCCGAAACGTGACGTTCGGCAACTCCTGCAGCTGGGCGACCAGACCGGCGGAGTAGGCCTTGTCCGGGCCCGGACCGCCGACCACGAGGAACGACCGGTGCGGCAGCTGCCTGGCGATCTCCACGAGCTTGTCGGCGCGTTTCTGCACCTTGAAGGAAGCCACCCAGACGAAATCGAATTCCGCCGCGAGGCGGGGGCCCTCGAAGGGGGGCACCTCGATCCCGTTGGAGACGATCGGGGCCCGGATGCCGAAATTCTGCTCGAGCAGGACCTGCTGTTCGCGCGACTGCACGGTGACCCGGGCGGCGCGGTTCAGGCTGACCTCGTAGAGGGTGCGGAACAGGCGCGGCAGGCTCTCGAGCTCGTTGCGCAGGCAGTGGGGCAGGTTGGCCACCATGAACGTGTACTTCGCGCCCAGCAGGCGGGCGTAGAACATGACGAAGAACGAGAGGAAGCGGGTCGAGCGCAGCACGTAGTGGCGGGCGTCGGCGGCGCGCATGGCGGCGAAGAGGCGCCAGAGGTTCTGCAGGCCGCGCACCACCGAGCGGTCGTAGGCCACGCGGTTGGCCCGGTAGACGGTGAAGCCGTCGATCTCCTCGCGGAACGCCTGGCCGTAGTCGCCGACCACGAAACTGACCGGATGACCCCGGTCGCGCAGGCCCCGGGCGAGCTGGACGAGCTGGAACCCGGCCCCGCCCGCCTCCTCGGCCACGCCGGGACGCAGGTTGGGGTAGACTTCCATGCTGACGAAACAGATGCCGGGTTTCGTGCTCATCGGGCCTTTCCGGGGCGCACCGAGTTCGGTCGGAGCTCCTTGCGGGCTCCGGGGCGATTGGCCGAAATTCGGAGATTCCCCCCATTATCGGCCAGAATGGTGGGGTCTTCATGGGGAAAGTTCAAAGAATTTGTGAACTTCCGTGCGAACAGGCGGCCGGCGTTTTCATTTGAGTCCGGCCCGGACGGGGCCCATTATTGGGAGTCCGTCCACGTTCGAGGCGCTTTCCGCCCCAGCCTTCCCGCCTTCGTGCGCAGGGAGTCGGTCCGTGATCTACGTCGTCCTGGGAATGCACAAGTCCGGCACGACCCTGCTGTCCCAGGTTCTCCACCATTCGGGGATCGCCATGGGCGAGTTCGACGAGAACGAGTCCTACGATCGGGGGAACAAGTACGAGCGTCAGGAGTGCCTCCGGCTGAACATGCGGCTGCTCGGGACCGCCGACTTCGGCGTCCTGGACGTGCCCCGGGAAGCCCTGAGACCGGCCACTCCGGCCGAGGCGGATGAGATGGCCGCCCTCGTCGCCGCCGCGGGCCGCGGGGGCGGGGACTGGGGCTTCAAGGATCCCCGGACCTGCCTGACCTACGGGGAGTGGGCCGGGAGATTGGGCGACCACCGTCTGATCGCGGTCTTCCGGGAGCCCTCGCAGGTCTGGCCGCGATTCAAGTGGCAGGGGCGCCGCCGGTACCACACGAACTTCCAGCGCGCGGTGAGCTATCTGGCGCGTTGGCACGAGTACAACGAAGGCGTTCTCGCCGCGCTCGAGCGGGCCCCCGGGCCGAGCCTCGTCCTGGACTACCACGACTTCATGGTCTCCGACGACGCCTTCGACCGGCTGGAGCGCTTCGTCGGGCGCCGGCTCGAAGACCGCCGCGATCCGGCCATGTACCGCAGCCGGGAAGGGTCGGACCTGTTCCTCCGGGCAGCCGACCGCTGGTTGACCTGGCGCAGTGGCCGGTCGATCGCCGGGATGATGGCCCGCCTGCGCCGCCGGATGGAGGTCCCGGCATGAGCGGACGCCTGGAGTGCCGGATCGCCGCCGTATCCTTCCTGAACACGATTCCGCTGGTCGACGACCTGCTGCGGCATCCCGTGCCGGGCGTCGAGATCGAGTTCGGCATGCCCAGCCGCCTGGCGGGTCGCCTGGCGGAAGGGCGGTCCGACGTCGCGCTGATGCCCGTTGTCGAACTGCTCCGCGGGCGGGCCGCGGCCGTGATCGCGGGCACCGGGATCGCCTGCCGGGGCGCGGTCGACAGCGTCCGGCTCTTTCACCGCGGCCCGTGCGACCGGATCCGACGGGTGCTGACCGACCGCGGATCGCGGTCCTCGGTCGCCCTGCTCGAGGTCCTGTGGCGGGAGAATTTCGGCTACGTGCCCGAGCTGGTCGAGGGCGAGCCGACGATCGGCGCGAGGCCGGAGCAGGGCGAGGGCATTTTGGTCATCGGCGACCGCTGCTTCGAGTTCGACCGCGATCTCGCCGCCCGACCCGATCCGGAGGTCGCGGATCTCGACCTGGGCCGGGCCTGGTGGGACCTGACGGGCCTTCCCTTCGTGTTCGCGATGTGGACCGTCTCGGCCGGATTCCTCGAGCGCACGGGCCCGGCCGAGCGGAGCGCCCTCGTCGCGCTCTTCTCCCGCGCCCGGGAAGCCGGGCTGGCGCGCCTGGACGAACTGGCGGCCCGCGAGGCGGCCCGGGGCCGTCTCGGACACGGCGGAGAGGCGACCCCGGCAGCCGTTGCTTATTATTTCCGGGAGTCCCTGGTGTACCGACTGGCCGAGCCGGAGATGGCCGGCCTGACCCGGTTCCACGCGTTGTGCATCGAACACGGCCTCGTCCCCGACGGGCCGGCTCCCATCGTATTGCGAGGTTGACCTTGGCATCGTTTCGCGGCCCCGAAGGCAACGGCCCCATGGACCCGGCCCAGTACCAGCAGCTCGTCCAGTTCAAGCAGGCCGAGCTGCGGGACAAGGGTCCCGCTCTCGTCGCGGTCGAGCCCTACCGGGTTCCCACGATCTCGACCCCGTTTGCCGGCGAACTGCTCGACACCGCGCTCTCCCGCCGCCTGACGGGTGGCGAACTGCTGGTCCTCTTCGAGGAGGCGTCGTTGCCGGACGTGGCCCGGGTGGCCCAGCAACTCCGTCTGCGGCGGTCGGATCCGGACAAGGTCACCTACATCATCGACCGGAACGTCACCTACACCAACCTGTGCTACGCCGACTGCCAGTTCTGCGCCTTCAACCGGCACCAGGGCGACGGCGACGAGTACCTGCTCGACCTGGAACAGATCCTCGACAAGTGCCGCACCGTCCACGAGGCCGGAGGCGGCCAGATCCTGCTGCAGGGCGGACATCACCCCAAGAAGCGTCTGCCCTACTACGAGGAGATGCTGCAGGGCATCAAGGCGAACTGGCCGCAGATGTGGATCCACGGTTTCTCCCCCAGCGAGATCCAGCATTTCGGTCGCCTGAACGGCATCCCGACCATGGAGGTGCTGAAACGGCTCCAGGCGGCCGGCCTGGACTCGATTCCCGGCGGCGGTGCGGAGATCCTCAGCGACCGCGTGCGCCAGATCCTGGCGCCGGGGAAGTCCATGGCCGGCGAGTGGATCGGCATCATGGAAGAGGCCCACGCCATCGGCCTGCCCACGACCGTGACCATGATGTTCGCCCATATCGAGACCTACGCCGAGCGGGTGGAGCATCTGCTGCGCGTGCGCGACAGCCAGGACAAGACCGGCGGCTACACGGCCTTCATTCCCTGGACGTTCCAGCCCGGCAACACGCCGCTGATGAACGACCCGGCCCTGCGGGCGCAGGTCGAATCGATCGGCTACCTCGGCTCGACCGACTACCTGCGCACGCTGGCGCTCTCCCGCATCGCCCTGGACAACTTCGCGAACATCCAGGCGAGCTGGGTCACGCAGGGCAAGGCCATCGGCCAGCTCACGCTCTACCACGGGGCGAACGATCTCGGGAGCCTGATGATGGAGGAGAGCGTCGTCTCGGCCGCGGGCGTGAGTCATCCGCTGACGCGGACCGACCTGGACGAGATGATCCGGGGCGCCGGCTTCGAACCCGCCCTGCGCGACAACGGCTACAACGTGGTCGGCTGACCGCGGCGGGAGGGACATGCGTCTCGCGAGCGAAGGCGGGGTCGGTCGTTGGGAACGCCAGGCGTTCCGGTGGTTCCGGCTGCGCAAACGCATCCACCAGTACCTGCGCTACCGGCCCGGATGCGAGAAGCATGTCGTGTTCATCTTCGGTTGCCAGCGAAGCGGGACATCGCTGCTCTCGCATCTCTTCCGGCTCGACTGGGACACCATCACCTACGACGAGATGAGCCCGCTTTCCACCAGCGACCCGGAAGGCTTCCGCCTGAATCCGCTGCCCGAGGTGCGGGCCCGGATCGCGGCGGACCGGGCGCCGCTGGTCGTGTGCAAACCGCTCGTCGAGTCGCAGAACGCGATCCGGATCCTGGACGCCGTACCGGGGTCCCGGGCGATCTGGATGTTCCGCGACTACCGGGGCGTCGTACGGTCGAACCTGCGCTTCTTCGGCCCCGACAACGGGCGGCGGGATCTGGCGCCCATCCTGGGCGGAAGCGGCACCGACTGGCGCTCCGAAGGACTGGAGGCCGCCGACAGCGCCGCAGCGCGGTCCCTGCTCGGCGAGGGGGCGAGCGGCGAGGATGCGGCCGCCTTGTTCTGGTACTTCCGCAACATCCTGGCCTTCCGGCAGGGACTGGATCGGGACGAGCGGGTGCAGTTCTGCGACTACGATCGGCTCGTCACCGACCCGAAGGGAACCATGGCGCAGCTGTATCGGGGAATCGGACGGCCCTATCCCGGGGATCGGATCGTGGCGGACGTCGCCGAATTCCGCCCGGGGGCAAAGAACCCGCCGTCCTTCGCCCCGGCGATCGCCGACCGGTGCGATGGCCTGCTCGCCCGTCTGAAGGCGGTACCGGGCTCCTAGCTAGCGTTTCACCAGCCCGAGGCCCCGGTTCCATGT carries:
- a CDS encoding menaquinone biosynthesis protein, with product MSGRLECRIAAVSFLNTIPLVDDLLRHPVPGVEIEFGMPSRLAGRLAEGRSDVALMPVVELLRGRAAAVIAGTGIACRGAVDSVRLFHRGPCDRIRRVLTDRGSRSSVALLEVLWRENFGYVPELVEGEPTIGARPEQGEGILVIGDRCFEFDRDLAARPDPEVADLDLGRAWWDLTGLPFVFAMWTVSAGFLERTGPAERSALVALFSRAREAGLARLDELAAREAARGRLGHGGEATPAAVAYYFRESLVYRLAEPEMAGLTRFHALCIEHGLVPDGPAPIVLRG
- a CDS encoding bi-domain-containing oxidoreductase, whose translation is MKILAQTMKDGSVRILETPAPLLAPGTVRVRTLFSAISPGTEGNKIVTGKMSLIGKAKAKPDQVKQVIGMVGQLGLKHTIQKVRDKLEGSQPLGYSLAGEVVAVGAGVDKVAPGDLVACAGGGYANHADEVVVPVNLVVRVPAGVPADAAAMTTLAAIALQGVRLAEPTLGENAVVVGLGAIGLMACQILKANGCRVFATDIAPDAVQRALDTGCADAVARLGADPVENAVAEFTRGRGADLVLICAATASSEPVQMAGRISRQRGRVVVVGAVGMDLPRTDYYEKEIRFAVSCSYGPGRYDPNYEEGGLDYPYGFVRWTEGRNMEAVLDLMAAGTFDPLPLVTHRIAFDDAPGAYEMIAGRTEPYCGILVEYPAGPRRSGRDVALRGTTRVDGKIGIGFAGCGSFAQTFLLPPFRDDSRTTMGPIFTRSGLTAADVGQRSGFSTAVDTAEAVINHPDTDALVITTRHDQHGPLTLAALAAGKHVFVEKPLCLTRADLAAIARQVHERENAGTMPVLQVGFNRRFSSAAVKARAHFGADPGPLTMMYRISAGHIPKEHWTQDPVEGGGRILGEVCHFIDLMQFMCDADPVAVAALCIDTANAANKADDNVVISLRFADGSVGSIGYFAEGAKAMPKERLEVLGAGLSAVIDNFQKVELYSGRGRRVSKHAGKGHAEEVKAFLAGVQKGAPPIATSSQIATTAATLAVLDALASGRTEAVPTAAELRAGENG
- a CDS encoding sulfotransferase, which codes for MIYVVLGMHKSGTTLLSQVLHHSGIAMGEFDENESYDRGNKYERQECLRLNMRLLGTADFGVLDVPREALRPATPAEADEMAALVAAAGRGGGDWGFKDPRTCLTYGEWAGRLGDHRLIAVFREPSQVWPRFKWQGRRRYHTNFQRAVSYLARWHEYNEGVLAALERAPGPSLVLDYHDFMVSDDAFDRLERFVGRRLEDRRDPAMYRSREGSDLFLRAADRWLTWRSGRSIAGMMARLRRRMEVPA
- the mqnC gene encoding dehypoxanthine futalosine cyclase, which gives rise to MDPAQYQQLVQFKQAELRDKGPALVAVEPYRVPTISTPFAGELLDTALSRRLTGGELLVLFEEASLPDVARVAQQLRLRRSDPDKVTYIIDRNVTYTNLCYADCQFCAFNRHQGDGDEYLLDLEQILDKCRTVHEAGGGQILLQGGHHPKKRLPYYEEMLQGIKANWPQMWIHGFSPSEIQHFGRLNGIPTMEVLKRLQAAGLDSIPGGGAEILSDRVRQILAPGKSMAGEWIGIMEEAHAIGLPTTVTMMFAHIETYAERVEHLLRVRDSQDKTGGYTAFIPWTFQPGNTPLMNDPALRAQVESIGYLGSTDYLRTLALSRIALDNFANIQASWVTQGKAIGQLTLYHGANDLGSLMMEESVVSAAGVSHPLTRTDLDEMIRGAGFEPALRDNGYNVVG
- a CDS encoding glycosyltransferase family 4 protein, producing the protein MSTKPGICFVSMEVYPNLRPGVAEEAGGAGFQLVQLARGLRDRGHPVSFVVGDYGQAFREEIDGFTVYRANRVAYDRSVVRGLQNLWRLFAAMRAADARHYVLRSTRFLSFFVMFYARLLGAKYTFMVANLPHCLRNELESLPRLFRTLYEVSLNRAARVTVQSREQQVLLEQNFGIRAPIVSNGIEVPPFEGPRLAAEFDFVWVASFKVQKRADKLVEIARQLPHRSFLVVGGPGPDKAYSAGLVAQLQELPNVTFRGFVPPDRVGEVYRQARIFLNTSDWEGFPNGFLYAWTRGIPACSLCIDPDEAVTGGDLGLVDPDLAGLAAAMDTLLGDDQRYAAMARRCHDHVQRRHSLDHAVDEFLAALP